A window from Halomicrobium urmianum encodes these proteins:
- a CDS encoding pentapeptide repeat-containing protein — MVSDPSDRCGFRLNVGVDGAGPDEPCDRPTWEDHDHCIWHAEVDGKTRDQLEDARSDGEDGLNGAYLREASLVGVDWFADASLIGADFSGATLIDTDFSGSDLTLATLTDANGINADFSGANLEGAIFTNADLRRANLLDAYLNDAVLTDVHIGEETEFGDLSIYERETAEPGFGNNHPLEAASWTYRELQQLYRDNALPKLARRSYNLEKDARRRLAWTQRDYGNAIKWEVSRWVMHYGSSPYRVLGVSLSVIVICALLFPLTGGIQETQGGQAITYTIEDPEATPLWWTAEILYKSLYFSMITFATLGYGDIQPVGPYARMLAAVETIIGSLLSAILVFVLTRIVTW; from the coding sequence ATGGTATCGGATCCCTCCGACCGGTGTGGGTTCCGTCTGAACGTCGGCGTCGACGGCGCCGGCCCGGACGAGCCCTGCGACCGACCGACGTGGGAGGACCACGACCACTGCATCTGGCACGCCGAGGTCGACGGCAAGACGCGCGATCAACTCGAGGACGCCCGGTCCGATGGTGAAGACGGCCTGAACGGCGCGTACCTCCGGGAGGCGTCGCTCGTCGGCGTCGACTGGTTCGCCGACGCGTCGCTGATCGGTGCGGACTTTTCGGGCGCCACGCTCATCGACACAGACTTCTCCGGTTCGGATCTCACGCTGGCGACGCTGACGGACGCGAACGGGATCAACGCGGACTTCTCCGGTGCGAACCTGGAAGGCGCGATCTTCACGAACGCCGACCTCCGGCGCGCGAACCTGCTGGACGCCTACCTCAACGACGCGGTGCTCACCGACGTCCACATCGGCGAGGAGACCGAGTTCGGCGATCTGTCCATCTACGAGCGCGAGACCGCCGAACCCGGGTTCGGGAACAACCACCCGCTGGAGGCCGCGTCGTGGACCTACCGCGAACTCCAGCAGCTCTACCGCGACAACGCGCTCCCGAAACTGGCCCGCCGGAGCTACAACCTCGAGAAGGACGCCCGACGCCGGCTCGCCTGGACGCAACGCGACTACGGGAACGCGATCAAGTGGGAGGTCTCGCGGTGGGTGATGCACTACGGCTCCAGCCCATACCGCGTCCTCGGCGTCTCGCTGTCCGTGATCGTGATCTGCGCGCTCCTCTTCCCGCTCACCGGCGGGATTCAGGAGACGCAGGGCGGACAGGCCATCACCTACACGATCGAAGACCCCGAGGCGACGCCGCTCTGGTGGACGGCCGAGATCCTCTACAAGAGCCTCTACTTCAGCATGATCACGTTCGCCACGCTCGGGTACGGCGACATCCAGCCCGTCGGCCCCTACGCCCGCATGCTCGCCGCCGTCGAGACCATCATCGGCTCCCTGCTGTCGGCGATCCTCGTGTTCGTGCTCACACGAATCGTCACCTGGTGA
- a CDS encoding winged helix-turn-helix domain-containing protein, with translation MTESDGEALADLPPSAKLVYKVLEYDGPLTQKGIVEESMLSARTVRYALERLDEVGVIEEDVYFADARQNLYEISEPPAEQADAAVSD, from the coding sequence ATGACCGAATCCGACGGGGAGGCCCTCGCAGACCTTCCGCCGAGCGCGAAGCTCGTGTACAAGGTTCTGGAGTACGACGGCCCACTCACCCAGAAGGGGATCGTCGAGGAGTCGATGCTCTCTGCGCGGACTGTCCGCTACGCGCTCGAACGGCTGGACGAGGTAGGCGTCATCGAGGAGGACGTCTACTTCGCCGACGCCCGACAGAACCTCTACGAGATCAGCGAGCCCCCTGCCGAGCAGGCCGACGCCGCCGTCTCCGACTAA
- a CDS encoding archaemetzincin family Zn-dependent metalloprotease: MHVDVVPVGDISARVKREASDGLRSVYDCEVTMHDPESVPTGAYDANRDQYRAEEFIDLAQRVGDGTKNIAITSHDLYYRRRNYVFGLAYLSGSGSVISTNRLQTSSDGGFSNRSAGDIFADRVRKEVVHEIGHTLGLEHCDNKRCVMNFSPTVREVDVKEQSLCGSCQRQLD; the protein is encoded by the coding sequence ATGCACGTCGACGTCGTGCCGGTGGGTGACATCTCGGCCCGGGTCAAGCGGGAGGCCTCGGACGGCCTGCGCTCGGTGTACGACTGCGAGGTCACCATGCACGATCCGGAGTCGGTGCCGACCGGCGCGTACGACGCCAACCGCGACCAGTACCGCGCGGAGGAGTTCATCGACCTGGCCCAGCGGGTGGGGGACGGCACCAAGAACATCGCGATCACGTCGCACGACCTCTACTACCGGCGGCGCAACTACGTCTTCGGGCTGGCGTACCTCTCCGGTAGCGGGAGCGTCATCTCGACCAACCGCCTCCAGACGTCCTCCGACGGCGGCTTCTCGAACCGATCGGCCGGCGACATCTTCGCCGACCGCGTCCGCAAAGAAGTCGTCCACGAGATCGGTCACACGCTCGGCCTCGAGCACTGCGACAACAAGCGCTGCGTCATGAACTTCTCGCCGACCGTCCGCGAGGTCGACGTCAAGGAGCAGTCGCTGTGCGGCTCCTGCCAGCGCCAGCTCGACTGA
- a CDS encoding ribosome biogenesis/translation initiation ATPase RLI — translation MAEDSIAVVDLDRCQPDRCNYECANFCPPNRTGKECIVTRDERFEEGEEFDGTPEQISISEEICLGESCGICVEKCPFDAIEIINLPQELQDEPVHRYGENTFALYGLPAPQEGRVTGILGPNGIGKTTAVHILADELTPNLGRFDDEPSWEAVLEEYRGTELQGYLEELRDGDVTVARKPQYVDQIPDQFDGTTRQLLESTDERGALDDLIERVGIAPVVDNDVDNLSGGELQRVALVATLARDADFYFLDEITPYLDIGQRMTAARLIQELAEEEDRSMLVVEHDLAILDLLADALHVAYGEPGAYGIITSPKSTKNGINEYLSGYLENENMRFRQQEIEFEEHAPRQVSAGDVVIEYPDLSKSYGEGEFSLEVEGGNIRESEVLGVVGPNGIGKSTFAKLLAGRLEPDEGEVDADLDIAYKPQYIEIDQPMRVDAFLSSITDDFGSSYWNTEIAKPLQLERVMEQDLTDLSGGERQRVAIAACLSKDADLYLLDEPSAHLDVEQRVLATDAIRRYAENNDATAMVIDHDIYMIDLLSDRLLVFDGEPAKRGQASPPVGMREGMNEFLANLDVTFRRDERTGRPRINKPGSQLDKQQKRDGEYYYAP, via the coding sequence ATGGCAGAGGATAGCATCGCCGTCGTCGACCTCGATCGGTGCCAGCCCGACCGGTGTAACTACGAGTGCGCGAACTTCTGCCCGCCCAACCGGACGGGCAAGGAGTGCATCGTCACGCGCGACGAGCGCTTCGAGGAGGGCGAGGAGTTCGACGGCACGCCCGAGCAGATAAGCATCTCCGAGGAGATCTGTCTGGGCGAGTCCTGCGGAATCTGCGTCGAGAAGTGCCCGTTCGACGCCATTGAGATCATCAACCTGCCCCAGGAACTGCAGGACGAGCCCGTCCACCGCTACGGGGAGAACACCTTCGCGCTGTACGGCCTCCCCGCGCCCCAGGAGGGCCGCGTGACGGGCATCCTCGGGCCGAACGGCATCGGGAAGACGACGGCCGTCCACATCCTGGCCGACGAGCTGACCCCCAACCTCGGTCGGTTCGACGACGAGCCGTCCTGGGAGGCCGTGCTCGAGGAGTACCGCGGCACCGAACTGCAGGGCTACCTCGAGGAGCTCCGGGACGGCGACGTCACCGTCGCTCGCAAGCCCCAGTACGTCGACCAGATCCCCGACCAGTTCGACGGGACCACCCGCCAGCTGCTGGAGTCCACGGACGAGCGCGGGGCGCTCGACGACCTGATCGAGCGGGTCGGCATCGCCCCCGTCGTCGACAACGACGTCGACAACCTCTCCGGGGGCGAACTCCAGCGGGTCGCGCTGGTCGCCACGCTGGCGCGGGACGCCGACTTCTACTTCCTCGACGAGATCACGCCCTACCTGGACATCGGCCAGCGGATGACCGCCGCGCGGCTGATTCAGGAGCTGGCCGAGGAGGAGGACCGCTCGATGCTCGTCGTCGAGCACGACCTCGCCATCCTCGACCTGCTGGCCGACGCGCTACACGTCGCCTACGGTGAGCCGGGCGCGTACGGTATCATCACGAGCCCGAAGTCCACGAAGAACGGGATCAACGAGTACCTCTCGGGCTACCTCGAGAACGAGAACATGCGCTTTCGCCAGCAGGAGATCGAGTTCGAGGAGCACGCCCCACGGCAGGTGTCTGCCGGCGACGTGGTCATCGAGTACCCGGACCTGTCGAAGTCCTACGGCGAGGGCGAGTTCTCGCTGGAGGTGGAGGGCGGCAACATCCGCGAGAGCGAAGTGCTGGGCGTGGTCGGCCCGAACGGGATCGGCAAGTCCACGTTCGCGAAGCTGCTGGCCGGCCGCCTCGAACCCGACGAGGGCGAGGTCGACGCCGACCTCGACATCGCCTACAAGCCCCAGTACATCGAGATCGACCAGCCGATGCGGGTCGACGCGTTCCTCTCGTCGATCACCGACGACTTCGGGAGCTCCTACTGGAACACGGAGATCGCCAAGCCCCTCCAGCTGGAGCGGGTGATGGAGCAGGATCTCACCGACCTCTCCGGCGGGGAGCGCCAGCGGGTCGCCATCGCGGCCTGCCTCTCGAAGGACGCCGACCTCTACCTGCTGGACGAGCCCTCCGCGCACCTTGACGTCGAGCAGCGCGTGCTCGCCACCGACGCCATCCGCCGCTACGCCGAGAACAACGACGCCACGGCGATGGTCATCGACCACGACATCTACATGATCGACCTGCTGTCCGATCGCCTGCTGGTCTTCGACGGCGAACCCGCGAAGCGCGGGCAGGCCAGCCCGCCCGTCGGCATGCGCGAGGGCATGAACGAGTTCCTCGCGAACCTCGACGTCACCTTCCGCCGCGACGAGCGAACCGGCCGGCCCCGGATCAACAAGCCCGGCTCGCAGCTGGACAAGCAACAGAAGCGGGACGGGGAGTACTACTACGCGCCATGA
- a CDS encoding DUF7532 family protein, which yields MHFSSREQAALREAGLSTDEIRAASDAVADATEAAAEELEDFFDGRDVVYSDMDRAHSSSDVQEHAVEYLDLFTHADDVRGYLRFDAWGVYVEGGRVLSEGVVELTLGPTVHDRVRFAADRADL from the coding sequence ATGCACTTCAGCTCCCGCGAACAGGCGGCGCTGCGCGAGGCCGGTCTCTCGACCGACGAGATCAGGGCTGCGTCCGACGCCGTCGCCGACGCGACGGAGGCGGCGGCCGAGGAACTCGAGGACTTCTTCGACGGCCGCGACGTCGTCTACTCGGACATGGACCGCGCCCACAGCAGCAGCGACGTACAGGAGCACGCCGTCGAGTACCTCGACCTGTTCACCCACGCCGACGACGTCCGCGGGTACCTCCGGTTCGACGCGTGGGGCGTCTACGTCGAGGGCGGGCGCGTCCTCTCGGAGGGGGTCGTCGAACTGACGCTGGGGCCGACCGTCCACGACCGGGTCCGCTTCGCCGCCGACCGCGCCGACCTATGA
- a CDS encoding UPF0146 family protein, producing the protein MTDARDALVERLSAFDRLVEVGIGRRPAVAAALADRGTGVTATDVVERSTPDGVRFVRDDVTDPDPSVYASVDAVYALSLPPELHRPTWEAARAADAAFLFTTLGGDGPAIPVERASLPDGETLYWAREEGPGVPE; encoded by the coding sequence ATGACCGACGCCCGCGACGCCCTCGTCGAGCGGTTGTCCGCCTTCGACCGGCTCGTCGAGGTCGGGATCGGCCGGCGGCCGGCCGTCGCCGCGGCGCTGGCAGATCGCGGCACCGGCGTGACCGCCACCGACGTCGTCGAGCGGTCGACGCCGGACGGCGTCCGCTTCGTCCGCGACGACGTGACCGATCCGGACCCGTCCGTCTACGCCAGCGTCGACGCCGTCTACGCGCTGAGCCTCCCGCCGGAACTGCATCGACCGACGTGGGAAGCCGCCCGCGCGGCGGACGCCGCCTTCCTGTTCACCACGCTGGGCGGCGACGGGCCGGCGATTCCCGTCGAACGGGCGTCGCTGCCGGACGGCGAGACGCTCTACTGGGCCCGTGAGGAAGGGCCGGGCGTGCCGGAGTAG
- a CDS encoding DUF402 domain-containing protein has product MTVRVRGIYATALTELLADVGVALPSPTIAERFDREFSDERPRATVTTTDDRQGVGVTGDPETVAAAVERLRAVGRDAMAWADPTPRGAVYAGEVTETLGGGAVVQLTAVDPADAVPASTAGVDPEGFLPYSKTERRIEEGDRLRVQVDEPTVPWTGGRPVLDTTVRAHGALATLVRGGTSSANGPELADVLPADPREGWGITWDRASDDAGLDALGGALDAANERAETVDAAVEDAPSPADAAPHCYVAPEATAWVWFGREARFELDGVRRDVTTTMPGHHRVKAGSASASGGVDLAEAVADGFRTGESDFPFEAVTGQYGPREGDSVAIEHGKPDGRLITLGEASVEAVDPDGTVTLEREMSPGGTYDGLGVRRQAGDVATTKVREGRWWYPTVYRGSDGQRRGTYVNVCTPVEVFPDGVRYVDLHVDVVKHADGTVERVDDDELDAAVDAGHVSEELAEKARSVAASVEHALE; this is encoded by the coding sequence ATGACGGTCCGGGTGCGGGGCATCTACGCGACGGCGCTGACCGAGCTGCTGGCTGACGTTGGCGTCGCCCTGCCGTCGCCGACCATCGCCGAGCGATTCGACCGCGAGTTCTCCGACGAGCGGCCGCGGGCGACAGTCACCACGACCGACGACCGCCAGGGCGTCGGCGTCACGGGCGACCCGGAGACGGTCGCCGCCGCCGTCGAGCGGTTGCGCGCGGTCGGCCGGGACGCGATGGCCTGGGCGGACCCGACGCCCCGAGGGGCCGTCTACGCCGGCGAGGTGACGGAGACGCTGGGCGGGGGCGCCGTCGTCCAGTTGACTGCGGTCGACCCGGCCGACGCGGTGCCGGCGTCGACGGCCGGCGTCGATCCGGAGGGGTTCCTGCCGTACTCGAAGACAGAGCGACGGATCGAGGAGGGCGACCGGCTCCGCGTTCAGGTCGACGAGCCGACGGTGCCCTGGACCGGCGGTCGGCCGGTGCTTGACACGACCGTCCGGGCCCACGGCGCGCTCGCCACGCTGGTCCGCGGCGGGACGAGCAGCGCGAACGGGCCGGAGCTGGCCGACGTGCTCCCGGCGGACCCCCGCGAGGGCTGGGGGATCACCTGGGACCGCGCCAGCGACGACGCCGGCCTGGACGCGCTCGGCGGGGCGCTGGACGCCGCGAACGAGCGCGCCGAGACCGTCGACGCCGCCGTCGAGGACGCCCCGTCGCCCGCCGACGCCGCGCCCCACTGCTACGTCGCTCCCGAGGCGACGGCGTGGGTCTGGTTCGGCCGCGAGGCCCGCTTCGAACTCGACGGGGTCCGCCGCGACGTGACGACCACGATGCCCGGCCACCACCGCGTGAAGGCCGGCTCAGCGAGCGCGTCGGGCGGGGTGGACCTCGCCGAGGCCGTCGCCGACGGGTTCCGTACGGGGGAGTCGGACTTCCCCTTCGAGGCGGTGACCGGCCAGTACGGCCCGCGCGAGGGCGACTCCGTGGCCATCGAGCACGGCAAGCCCGACGGCCGGCTGATCACGCTCGGCGAGGCCAGCGTCGAGGCCGTCGACCCCGACGGGACGGTCACGCTGGAGCGGGAGATGTCCCCCGGCGGGACCTACGACGGCCTCGGCGTCCGGCGGCAGGCGGGCGACGTCGCCACCACGAAGGTCCGCGAGGGCCGGTGGTGGTACCCGACGGTGTACCGCGGCAGCGACGGGCAGCGCCGCGGCACTTACGTCAACGTCTGCACACCCGTCGAGGTGTTCCCCGACGGCGTCCGGTACGTCGACCTCCACGTCGACGTGGTGAAACACGCCGACGGCACGGTCGAGCGGGTAGACGACGACGAACTGGACGCTGCCGTCGATGCCGGCCACGTCAGCGAGGAACTCGCGGAGAAGGCCCGCAGCGTCGCCGCGAGCGTCGAGCACGCGCTGGAGTAA
- a CDS encoding TIGR01548 family HAD-type hydrolase yields MNVDAVVLDVDGVLVDVADSYRRAIVESVERVYGETIDRAEIQPFKDAGGFNNDWELTYAAALYVLGSQSGFDLGVDEFTDRIAERGGGLDAAEAVVRDALPETDAEDVFEEWDPERLRDVFQRLYLGSDLYRDLEGGEPDLETAGFIHDEPVIVDEGTVAELRERYDVGVLTGRPAAEADIALVRAGLDVSDEHRFTMDDWDEGKPDPAALVTLAERFGADRVAFVGDTLDDVRTAVNADAADERVYYGVGVLTGGLTGDEGRRKYSREGAAAVVESVNDLPDLLE; encoded by the coding sequence ATGAACGTGGACGCTGTCGTGCTCGACGTCGACGGCGTGCTGGTGGACGTGGCCGACTCCTACCGGCGCGCGATCGTCGAGTCCGTCGAGCGGGTGTACGGCGAGACGATCGACCGGGCCGAGATTCAGCCGTTCAAGGACGCTGGCGGGTTCAACAACGACTGGGAGCTGACGTACGCGGCGGCCCTGTACGTGCTGGGCTCGCAGTCGGGGTTCGACCTCGGCGTCGATGAGTTCACCGACCGCATCGCCGAGCGCGGCGGCGGCCTGGACGCGGCGGAGGCCGTGGTCCGGGACGCGCTCCCCGAGACGGACGCCGAGGACGTCTTCGAGGAGTGGGACCCCGAACGGCTCCGCGACGTCTTCCAGCGGCTGTACCTCGGGAGCGACCTCTACCGCGACCTGGAGGGGGGCGAACCCGATCTCGAGACGGCGGGGTTCATCCACGACGAGCCGGTCATCGTCGACGAGGGGACGGTCGCCGAACTCCGGGAGCGCTACGACGTGGGCGTCCTGACGGGCCGGCCGGCCGCGGAGGCCGACATCGCGCTGGTGCGGGCGGGGCTGGACGTGTCCGACGAGCACCGCTTCACGATGGACGACTGGGACGAGGGCAAGCCCGACCCGGCCGCGTTAGTGACGCTGGCCGAGCGGTTCGGCGCCGATCGGGTGGCCTTCGTCGGCGACACGCTCGACGACGTTCGGACGGCGGTCAACGCCGACGCGGCCGACGAGCGGGTCTACTACGGCGTCGGCGTGCTGACCGGCGGCCTCACCGGCGACGAGGGACGACGGAAGTACAGCCGCGAGGGAGCGGCGGCCGTCGTCGAGAGCGTCAACGACCTGCCGGACCTGCTGGAGTAG
- a CDS encoding EMC6-like membrane protein: MATDTVEGMSPHLRGLTVTTVAAIGGLSAGVAASMVAAGPGDNLGLVVLAAAIIAQFPILRLIGVDVEDFSTKDYLYVAFMTFALWFVSWGILLTTTQI, translated from the coding sequence ATGGCTACGGACACGGTCGAGGGAATGAGCCCCCACTTGCGCGGGCTCACGGTGACGACGGTGGCGGCCATCGGCGGGCTGTCCGCCGGTGTCGCCGCCAGCATGGTCGCCGCCGGCCCGGGTGACAACCTCGGGCTCGTGGTTCTGGCGGCAGCGATCATCGCGCAGTTCCCGATCCTGCGGCTGATCGGCGTCGACGTCGAGGACTTCTCCACGAAGGACTACCTCTACGTCGCGTTCATGACGTTCGCGCTCTGGTTCGTCTCCTGGGGAATCCTGCTGACGACCACCCAGATCTAA
- a CDS encoding preprotein translocase subunit Sec61beta gives MSSNDGGGLMSSAGLVRYFDAEDQNTIRFDPRTVVAVGAAFGFMILLLNAL, from the coding sequence ATGAGCAGCAACGACGGCGGTGGCCTGATGTCCAGCGCCGGACTGGTGCGGTACTTCGACGCGGAAGACCAGAACACGATCCGCTTCGACCCGCGAACCGTCGTCGCGGTCGGGGCCGCCTTCGGCTTCATGATCCTCCTGCTGAACGCGCTGTAG
- a CDS encoding LVIVD repeat-containing protein — protein MHRRSFLRTIAGAAVLTGAGVAGAHPTVTDPATPPEESAPEPLGALEVETAREAVVGGDGPVYVAADDGFLVVDAADPAEPTVVSETRGLAGDGDADPMEDVYDLSVEGDRLLVVGPANPGHDGFHGALLFDVSDPAAPERVAVHETDYPIHNACLVDGLAYLAGTATEGNPLVVVDVGDGEVGRWSLFDRDDAWREVAAPLRVLHDVTVRGDLAYLAHWDAGTRILDVSDPETPEFVSRVRGRDPETLADLDFDEATRPPGNDHRAAVGPEGDLLGINAEAWAVEADADRGPGGIEFYDVSDPSEPVRLSRIDPPPTPDPTRDGVWTTAHNFQITGGRCYTSWYQGGVKVHDVSDPLAPRELYHWRDAGQARFWTAQRLSDGDAFVASSMGVPGEDGAPGGLFAFPDPDAPDDSRGSESAPSADGGPPGGTSTGGEPSDATGDARALGLLGLGAAAVGAWARLR, from the coding sequence GTGCATCGCCGGTCCTTCCTCCGTACCATCGCTGGCGCCGCGGTCCTGACCGGCGCCGGCGTCGCTGGCGCCCACCCCACCGTCACCGACCCCGCGACGCCGCCCGAGGAGAGCGCGCCCGAGCCGCTGGGCGCGCTCGAAGTCGAGACCGCCCGCGAGGCCGTGGTGGGCGGCGACGGCCCGGTCTACGTGGCCGCAGACGACGGCTTCCTCGTCGTCGACGCCGCCGACCCCGCCGAGCCGACGGTCGTCTCCGAGACGCGCGGACTGGCCGGGGACGGCGACGCCGACCCGATGGAGGACGTCTACGACCTGAGCGTCGAGGGCGACCGCCTGCTGGTCGTCGGCCCGGCCAATCCCGGCCACGACGGGTTCCACGGCGCGCTTCTGTTCGACGTCTCGGACCCGGCCGCCCCCGAGCGCGTCGCGGTCCACGAGACCGACTATCCGATCCACAACGCCTGTCTGGTCGACGGACTGGCGTACCTGGCCGGCACCGCGACCGAAGGCAACCCGCTGGTGGTCGTCGACGTCGGCGACGGCGAGGTGGGCCGATGGTCGCTGTTCGACCGGGACGACGCCTGGCGCGAGGTCGCAGCGCCGCTGCGCGTGCTCCACGACGTCACCGTTCGCGGCGACCTGGCCTACCTCGCCCACTGGGACGCCGGGACCCGGATCCTCGACGTCTCCGACCCCGAAACCCCCGAGTTCGTCTCCCGCGTCAGAGGCCGTGACCCGGAGACGCTGGCCGACCTCGACTTCGACGAGGCGACGCGCCCGCCGGGCAACGACCACCGCGCCGCCGTCGGTCCGGAGGGGGACCTGCTGGGGATCAACGCCGAGGCCTGGGCGGTCGAGGCGGACGCCGACCGCGGTCCCGGCGGGATCGAGTTCTACGACGTGAGCGATCCGTCCGAGCCCGTGCGGCTGTCGCGCATCGACCCGCCGCCGACGCCGGACCCGACGCGCGACGGCGTTTGGACGACGGCGCACAACTTCCAGATCACCGGCGGGCGCTGCTACACCTCGTGGTACCAGGGCGGCGTGAAGGTCCACGACGTCTCGGACCCCCTCGCCCCGCGGGAGCTGTACCACTGGCGCGACGCGGGTCAGGCGCGGTTCTGGACCGCCCAGCGCCTGTCCGACGGCGACGCCTTCGTCGCGTCGAGCATGGGCGTCCCCGGCGAGGACGGCGCCCCCGGCGGCCTGTTCGCCTTTCCCGATCCCGACGCGCCGGACGACTCCCGGGGGAGCGAGTCCGCGCCGTCGGCTGACGGAGGGCCGCCGGGCGGAACGTCGACCGGCGGGGAGCCGTCCGACGCGACGGGGGACGCCCGGGCGCTCGGCCTGCTCGGCCTCGGGGCCGCCGCAGTCGGCGCCTGGGCGCGGCTCAGATAA
- the npdG gene encoding NADPH-dependent F420 reductase — protein MDIALLGGTGDIGEGLALRWAYDSPHDVIIGSRDADRAAHKAEEYETELDSRGVEAYIDGLANEEAAARADVVVAAVPAYHLTDTVEAVADELEPTDVLVSPAVGMKRDEAGFHYNRPGAGSVTQLAASAAPEDVSVVGAFHNLAAGRLANLDVTLEWDTVVVGDDGDAKATVMELAESIEGLRPLDGGPLENAAEVEAVTPLLINVARHNDGMHDLGLEFR, from the coding sequence ATGGACATCGCGTTGCTCGGCGGCACGGGCGACATCGGCGAGGGACTGGCGCTGCGGTGGGCCTACGACTCGCCCCACGACGTGATCATCGGCTCGCGCGACGCCGACCGCGCCGCGCACAAGGCCGAGGAGTACGAGACGGAACTGGACAGTCGCGGCGTCGAGGCCTACATCGACGGCCTGGCCAACGAGGAGGCGGCCGCGCGGGCGGACGTCGTCGTCGCCGCCGTCCCGGCCTACCACCTGACGGACACCGTCGAGGCCGTGGCCGACGAACTGGAACCGACCGACGTGCTCGTCTCCCCCGCCGTCGGCATGAAGCGCGACGAGGCGGGCTTTCACTACAACCGCCCCGGCGCCGGCAGCGTGACGCAACTGGCGGCCAGCGCCGCGCCGGAGGACGTCTCCGTCGTCGGCGCGTTCCACAACCTCGCGGCCGGCCGGCTGGCCAACCTCGACGTCACCCTCGAGTGGGACACCGTCGTCGTCGGCGACGACGGCGACGCCAAGGCGACCGTGATGGAACTGGCCGAGTCCATCGAGGGGCTCCGGCCGCTTGACGGCGGCCCCCTGGAGAACGCCGCCGAGGTCGAGGCGGTGACGCCGCTTTTGATCAACGTCGCGCGGCACAACGACGGGATGCACGATCTCGGGCTGGAGTTCCGTTGA
- a CDS encoding thioredoxin family protein: MSVTLKDFYADWCGPCKTQDPILEELEEDWPDVDFEKVDVDEEQDVANEYQVRSLPTLVVENDDGVVERFVGVTQRDDLEEALQTAEA, encoded by the coding sequence ATGTCTGTCACGCTCAAGGACTTCTACGCCGACTGGTGCGGTCCGTGCAAGACTCAGGACCCCATCCTGGAGGAACTCGAGGAAGACTGGCCGGACGTCGACTTCGAGAAGGTCGACGTCGACGAGGAGCAGGACGTGGCCAACGAGTATCAGGTCCGCTCGCTCCCGACGCTGGTCGTCGAGAACGACGACGGCGTCGTCGAGCGCTTCGTCGGCGTCACCCAGCGCGACGACCTCGAAGAGGCCCTGCAGACGGCCGAAGCGTAA